In Strix uralensis isolate ZFMK-TIS-50842 chromosome 7, bStrUra1, whole genome shotgun sequence, the following proteins share a genomic window:
- the LRIT2 gene encoding leucine-rich repeat, immunoglobulin-like domain and transmembrane domain-containing protein 2 has product MDPICHIFLLLLVFHKINPSVLSCVTGCSCSQDSFGRSLLCMSALLRQIPENIPQDIRKIRIENSHLTELPRGSFENISALECLWLNFNNITVMHIKSLEYLPALKELRLQGNKLSSVPWTAFQDSPALKILDLKHNRLDVLPEHALRYLPNLTYLDLSSNQLTVISRDVFYSWPVYQRVEGQREAVSTAVLALHDNPWICDCRLRGFVQFIKSVSPPIILMNPYLTCSSPKFRAGKFFHEVELNSCMKPLTSALDTNMTVPVGLNVTLTCFVQASPSPAVWWTYALKLLRAFNVSTQPISEETVRSELLIPAARPADAGNYTCTAANFLGNTSVAITLHVGTPWASTTPTGWAAIAPAEPGAHVEVRIAKQTVYGITLEWFAVAAAAAEPGETWYTLLVGRYDAARKDAIYIGPGVNTYSVTDLLPATKYEVCVAVRNQAPRKGQCVVFVTGSDISQLEQREKLIHIVVIVCAMVLAVPAGMYACTTEARPGCLVRCPGACPRRRRGGQAQATGSKESTLDSLPAGSEDRLCHPKGGCGAQQPPDHEEPDKTRPPHRNSADLY; this is encoded by the exons ATGGACCCtatttgtcatatttttcttctacttctggTCTTCCACAAGATAAACCCATCTGTTTTGTCTTGTGTCACAGGATGCTCATGTTCTCAAGACAGCTTTGGAAG GAGTTTGCTCTGCATGTCTGCACTGCTGAGGCAGATCCCTGAAAACATCCCTCAGGACATCCGGAAAATTAGAATAGAAAATTCTCACCTAACAGAATTGCCTCGTGGGTCTTTTGAGAACATTAGTGCCTTGGAGTGTCTCTGGCTTAATTTTAACAACATCACAGTGATGCATATCAAGAGTCTGGAATATCTGCCGGCTCTGAAGGAGCTGCGCTTACAAGGGAACAAATTAAGTTCAGTGCCATGGACAGCATTTCAAGACAGTCCAGCTCTGAAAATCCTGGATCTGAAGCACAACCGGCTGGATGTCCTTCCAGAACATGCACTCCGCTATCTGCCCAACCTGACCTATTTAGATCTATCCTCAAATCAGCTTACTGTCATATCTAGGGATGTCTTCTACAGCTGGCCTGTCTACCAGAGGGTGGAGGGGCAGAGAGAAGCTGTTTCCACCGCCGTCCTGGCCCTTCATGACAACCCCTGGATTTGTGACTGTCGCCTGCGGGGATTTGTCCAGTTTATCAAGTCGGTCAGCCCACCCATTATTCTAATGAATCCCTATTTAACTTGCTCAAGCCCGAAATTCAGGGCAGGGAAGTTTTTTCATGAAGTGGAGCTCAACAGCTGCATGAAGCCCCTGACCTCAGCCCTTGACACCAACATGACAGTCCCTGTGGGGCTGAACGTCACCCTGACCTGCTTCGTGCAAGCCAGCCCTTCCCCGGCTGTCTGGTGGACCTATGCACTCAAACTTTTAAGGGCATTTAATG TGTCCACCCAGCCCATCAGCGAGGAGACCGTCCGCTCAGAGCTGCTGATCCCGGCAGCACGGCCAGCGGACGCCGGCAACTACACCTGCACGGCTGCTAACTTCTTGGGCAACACCTCGGTGGCCATCACCCTCCACGTGGGCACTCCGTGGGCATCCACCACCCCCACGGGCTGGGCCGCCATCGCCCCTGCTGAGCCGGGTGCCCACGTAGAAGTGCGCATCGCCAAGCAGACAGTCTACGGCATCACCCTGGAGTGGtttgcagtggcagcagcagctgcagagccaggggagACCTGGTACACCCTCCTGGTGGGCCGCTACGACGCCGCCCGGAAGGATGCCATCTACATCGGCCCCGGCGTCAACACCTACTCGGTGACCGACCTGCTGCCTGCCACTAAGTACGAGGTCTGTGTGGCCGTGCGCAACCAGGCGCCCCGCAAGGGCCAGTGCGTCGTCTTCGTCACAGgcagtgacatcagccagctgGAGCAGCGCGAGAAGCTCATCCACATCGTGGTCATCGTTTGTGCCATGGTGCTGGCCGTGCCCGCCGGCATGTACGCCTGCACGACTGAGGCCCGCCCCGGCTGCCTGGTCCGCTGCCCTGGcgcctgcccccgccgccgccgcgggggccaAGCACAGGCCACCGGCAGCAAGGAGAGCACACTGGACAGCCTGCCTGCCGGCAGCGAGGACAGGCTCTGCCACCCCAAAGGTGGCTGCGGTGCCCAGCAGCCCCCAGACCACGAGGAGCCAGACAAGACCCGGCCACCCCACAGGAACAGTGCTGACCTCTACTAG